In Tachypleus tridentatus isolate NWPU-2018 chromosome 7, ASM421037v1, whole genome shotgun sequence, a genomic segment contains:
- the LOC143256702 gene encoding NACHT, LRR and PYD domains-containing protein 3-like isoform X1, with product MEDNDLEDLTTEGPQGLDTLHHLLDNLVTEPTAGISGELSGQHIDAGIENSSNVHIGHNLTYNIVLPKKDNTSFVQEIVSQISKSDAQADGPTSIGEIISDFLRERYRMQLAWTTPLPWCQEFRLPLEEYYTTLSLIPVSSQGEKQFQTPITLESLFIGKGSDERVPAKVTRVIVEADAGYGKTTFTQKVAYDWATKKCQYMEGFDMVFLIPLKNVFGTFKEYVLQELLPKDILHDNLHGNTIWKHLVAQQKKLLFILDGYDELAQSRIALLRDFLQGRELPWCTILITTRPKKADELLPYFERKIVIVGFSKNQVRPFVQRYFHIVNQPLYGDVLLHLIFSQASQKLRTLSSCPLLLLLLCVLFEESGDSVPTTSTVLYKSLFQILIQRYIIRHQLSDTENILVILEDTLKKFGNVCLNALKEDRLHFSHSEIKKHCSEHIFHIGILVKYNTGKKACREDFFQAIHKTILEYLSALYLCSLAETSHKQCLKEYATLFKNSDVFSMQEVTLFLTGLLKNNAHFVIEAIPMSLKSNLHFMLDVLSESGTSSNNVQIVAKSTGVKLIVHSSDSRLAELTAVLQHEHCFVREVEFRWTPVHSTNDFLLRQQLFEVLNKNATISQLSISTLLGHFFTKEEVEALAKVIRICLSNSNLEGFTLCVPLFRENVEDGKFQPIVTAVCSGLMSNCSLRTFHFDMEMTSNQICEVCYAIEKSSSLFTLNLPHLCCTTKGFEALGNVLRKGIVKNLNLDGTWSNARSDNSEWLEKSSFFSFITHSCRPEENPIDFNTVFPSCEKEKHQDFGFHHIFQALKDVGCQLQKLDLGICELQMIDSLCLSEAVRYCSTLVSLNLKSVTRVGSVIPVFLALETTKSLQKLNLSGGLSVSDAHLQVIFQSIKDNVSLRSLNLKGWKFNVSSKETLKMFIDIVRVSKLEKINLEGCFISCSIEDFSWFELSAFRKSSLKHLLISRIKVKLKSSSNVLSYGYFFPVLKAFPSLLELNMSSTNHENSLLLATFNDAQSKEFFQFLGTMKTLKFIKICHWRFLWSTPEDTLKYAKKCIVSSSLEEINISNCHIENCHNRNEIKHEFIISLLKNAKQIKYLALNGCKLTISQMLCIARHIQSQMKNKELSIKVFGVPDISVHTLVNTLSNCGYFDIDLTVGYVVIKPKSKPKYNFFKQFLGT from the exons ATGGAAGACAATGATTTAGAAGATTTAACTACTGAGGGACCACAAGGGTTGGATACGTTACACCATCTGTTAGATAATTTAGTCACTGAACCTACTGCTGGTATTAGCGGAGAACTTTCTGGTCAGCATATTGATGCTGGTATTGAAAACTCAAGCAATGTCCATATTGGCCACAACCTGACGTACAACATTGTTTTACCCAAGAAG gatAACACCAGTTTCGTACAAGAAATTGTTTCTCAAATATCGAAATCTGATGCTCAAGCCG ATGGTCCCACATCAATAGGAGAAattatttctgattttttaaGGGAACGCTATCGCATGCAGTTAGCCTGGACAACTCCGCTTCCCTGGTGTCAAGAGTTTCGTCTACCTTTAGAAGAATACTACACAACGCTAAGTCTAATCCCAGTGTCATCTCAAGGAGAAAAACAGTTTCAGACTCCAATCACATTAGAATCATTGTTCATTGGAAAG GGATCTGATGAGCGCGTACCAGCAAAAGTGACTCGTGTAATAGTCGAGGCAGATGCTGGATATGGAAAAACAACTTTCACTCAGAAAGTAGCATATGACTGGGCTACCAAAAAATGTCAATATATGGAGGGATTTGATATGGTCTTTCTTATACCTTTAAAAAATGTCTTTGGTACATTTAAAGAGTATGTTTTACAGGAATTATTACCAAAAGACATCTTGCATGATAATCTTCATGGGAATACTATTTGGAAACATCTTGTGGCACAACAGAAAAAACTTCTTTTCATTCTTGATGGCTATGATGAACTGGCTCAATCTAGGATAGCACTTTTGAGAGATTTTTTACAAGGAAGGGAGCTTCCATGGTGCACCATTTTAATAACCACAAGACCAAAAAAAGCAGATGAACTTCTCCCATATTTTGAACGTAAAATTGTGATTGTAGGTTTTAGTAAGAACCAAGTTCGCCCTTTTGTTCAGCGATATTTTCATATTGTTAACCAACCCTTGTATGGTGATGTTCTGCTGCATCTTATATTTTCTCAGGCCAGTCAAAAACTGAGAACATTAAGTTCATGTCCTCTTCTCCTTCTTCTTCTTTGTGTGCTTTTTGAAGAATCAGGAGACTCAGTACCCACCACCAGCACTGTGTTATATAAGTCATTGTTTCAGATTTTAATTCAACGTTATATCATTCGCCATCAACTATCAGATACAGAAAATATTCTGGTTATATTGGAAGACACATTAAAGAAGTTTGGTAATGTGTGCTTGAACGCACTGAAGGAAGACAGGCTTCATTTCTCCCACtctgaaattaaaaaacattgttcaGAACACATTTTTCACATTGGTATCCTCGTAAAATATAACACGGGTAAAAAGGCATGTAGAGAAGATTTTTTTCAGGCAATTCACAAAACAATATTGGAATATCTATCAGCATTATATCTCTGTTCACTTGCTGAAACGTCACATAAGCAGTGTCTTAAAGAATATGCCACATTATTTAAGAATTCTGACGTATTCTCGATGCAAGAAGTGACTCTTTTTCTTACAGgacttttgaaaaataatgctCACTTTGTTATAGAAGCAATACCCATGAGTCTAAAATCAAACCTTCACTTTATGCTGGATGTGTTAAGTGAGAGTGGAACCAGCTCGAATAACGTTCAAATTGTTGCAAAATCTACTGGTGTAAAGCTTATTGTACACTCCAGTGATTCACGTTTAGCCGAACTTACAGCTGTTTTACAGCACGAACACTGTTTTGTTAGAGAAGTAGAATTTAGATGGACACCAGTTCATTCAACTAATGACTTTTTGTTACGACAACAACTGTTTGAGGTTTTGAATAAGAACGCCACGATTTCACAATTATCAATCTCTACACTGTTGGGTCACTTCTTTACAAAAGAAGAGGTTGAGGCATTAGCTAAAGTTATCAGAATTTGTTTAAGTAATAGTAATTTAGAGGGATTCACTCTATGCGTTCCTCTTTTCAGAGAGAATGTTGAAGATGGAAAATTTCAGCCAATAGTTACTGCAGTATGTAGTGGATTGATGTCAAATTGTTCTCTACGTACCTTTCATTTTGATATGGAAATGACAAGTAATCAAATATGTGAAGTGTGTTATGCAATTGAAAAATCTTCTTCGTTGTTTACGTTAAACCTTCCTCATCTTTGTTGTACAACTAAAGGATTTGAAGCTCTCGGAAATGTTTTGAGGAAAGGGATCGTGAAAAATCTCAACCTGGATGGTACTTGGTCAAATGCCAGGTCTGATAACTCTGAATGGCTTGAAAAAAgcagtttttttagttttataactcaTTCCTGCAGGCCTGAAGAAAACCCAATTGATTTTAATACTGTCTTTCCCTCCTGTGAAAAAGAGAAACATCAAGATTTTGGGTTTCATCATATTTTTCAAGCCTTGAAAGATGTGGGTTGTCAGCTTCAGAAGCTTGATTTGGGTATTTGTGAACTGCAGATGATAGACAGTTTATGTTTAAGTGAAGCCGTTAGGTATTGTTCAACCCTCGTGTCACTGAACTTGAAATCTGTTACTCGGGTTGGAAGTGTAATACCTGTGTTTCTTGCCTTAGAAACTACGAAATCCTTGCAAAAACTAAATTTATCTGGTGGACTATCTGTAAGTGACGCACATCTGCAAGTCATTTTCCAGTCCATAAAGGATAACGTTTCTCTTCGTTCTCTGAACCTCAAAGGCTGGAAATTTAATGTTTCATCAAAAGAAACGCTGAAAATGTTCATAGATATTGTAAGAGTTTCAAAGCTAGAAAAGATAAATTTGGAGGGGTGTTTCATATCATGTAGCATTGAAGATTTCAGTTGGTTTGAACTTAGTGCTTTTAGAAAATCTAGTTTGAAGCATCTTTTGATTTCAAgaattaaagtgaaattaaagTCCAGTTCCAATGTTTTAAGCTATGGATATTTTTTTCCCGTATTAAAGGCCTTTCCTTCTCTTTTGGAGTTAAACATGTCAAGCACAAATCATGAAAATTCTCTTTTGTTGGCTACTTTTAATGATGCACAAAGCAAAGAATTTTTCCAGTTCTTAGGCAcgatgaaaactttaaaattcattaaaatatgtcaCTGGAGATTTTTGTGGTCAACACCAGAAGACACCTTAAAGTATGCAAAAAAATGTATAGTGTCAAGCTCACTggaggaaataaatataagtaattgCCACATTGAAAACTGTCATAATAGAAACGAAATAAAGCATGAATTCATTATAAGTCTcttaaaaaatgcaaaacaaatcaaataccTAGCACTTAATGGTTGTAAACTCACCATAAGCCAGATGTTATGTATAGCTCGCCATATTCAATcccaaatgaaaaacaaagaattgaGCATAAAGGTTTTCGGCGTTCCTGATATTTCAGTCCATACTCTTGTTAATACATTGAGTAACTGTGGTTACTTTGATATTGACCTTACGGTGGGATATGTTGTTATTAAACCCAAGTCAAAACCAAAGTACAATTTTTTCAAACAGTTTCTCGGAACATAA
- the LOC143256702 gene encoding NACHT, LRR and PYD domains-containing protein 3-like isoform X2, with amino-acid sequence MQLAWTTPLPWCQEFRLPLEEYYTTLSLIPVSSQGEKQFQTPITLESLFIGKGSDERVPAKVTRVIVEADAGYGKTTFTQKVAYDWATKKCQYMEGFDMVFLIPLKNVFGTFKEYVLQELLPKDILHDNLHGNTIWKHLVAQQKKLLFILDGYDELAQSRIALLRDFLQGRELPWCTILITTRPKKADELLPYFERKIVIVGFSKNQVRPFVQRYFHIVNQPLYGDVLLHLIFSQASQKLRTLSSCPLLLLLLCVLFEESGDSVPTTSTVLYKSLFQILIQRYIIRHQLSDTENILVILEDTLKKFGNVCLNALKEDRLHFSHSEIKKHCSEHIFHIGILVKYNTGKKACREDFFQAIHKTILEYLSALYLCSLAETSHKQCLKEYATLFKNSDVFSMQEVTLFLTGLLKNNAHFVIEAIPMSLKSNLHFMLDVLSESGTSSNNVQIVAKSTGVKLIVHSSDSRLAELTAVLQHEHCFVREVEFRWTPVHSTNDFLLRQQLFEVLNKNATISQLSISTLLGHFFTKEEVEALAKVIRICLSNSNLEGFTLCVPLFRENVEDGKFQPIVTAVCSGLMSNCSLRTFHFDMEMTSNQICEVCYAIEKSSSLFTLNLPHLCCTTKGFEALGNVLRKGIVKNLNLDGTWSNARSDNSEWLEKSSFFSFITHSCRPEENPIDFNTVFPSCEKEKHQDFGFHHIFQALKDVGCQLQKLDLGICELQMIDSLCLSEAVRYCSTLVSLNLKSVTRVGSVIPVFLALETTKSLQKLNLSGGLSVSDAHLQVIFQSIKDNVSLRSLNLKGWKFNVSSKETLKMFIDIVRVSKLEKINLEGCFISCSIEDFSWFELSAFRKSSLKHLLISRIKVKLKSSSNVLSYGYFFPVLKAFPSLLELNMSSTNHENSLLLATFNDAQSKEFFQFLGTMKTLKFIKICHWRFLWSTPEDTLKYAKKCIVSSSLEEINISNCHIENCHNRNEIKHEFIISLLKNAKQIKYLALNGCKLTISQMLCIARHIQSQMKNKELSIKVFGVPDISVHTLVNTLSNCGYFDIDLTVGYVVIKPKSKPKYNFFKQFLGT; translated from the exons ATGCAGTTAGCCTGGACAACTCCGCTTCCCTGGTGTCAAGAGTTTCGTCTACCTTTAGAAGAATACTACACAACGCTAAGTCTAATCCCAGTGTCATCTCAAGGAGAAAAACAGTTTCAGACTCCAATCACATTAGAATCATTGTTCATTGGAAAG GGATCTGATGAGCGCGTACCAGCAAAAGTGACTCGTGTAATAGTCGAGGCAGATGCTGGATATGGAAAAACAACTTTCACTCAGAAAGTAGCATATGACTGGGCTACCAAAAAATGTCAATATATGGAGGGATTTGATATGGTCTTTCTTATACCTTTAAAAAATGTCTTTGGTACATTTAAAGAGTATGTTTTACAGGAATTATTACCAAAAGACATCTTGCATGATAATCTTCATGGGAATACTATTTGGAAACATCTTGTGGCACAACAGAAAAAACTTCTTTTCATTCTTGATGGCTATGATGAACTGGCTCAATCTAGGATAGCACTTTTGAGAGATTTTTTACAAGGAAGGGAGCTTCCATGGTGCACCATTTTAATAACCACAAGACCAAAAAAAGCAGATGAACTTCTCCCATATTTTGAACGTAAAATTGTGATTGTAGGTTTTAGTAAGAACCAAGTTCGCCCTTTTGTTCAGCGATATTTTCATATTGTTAACCAACCCTTGTATGGTGATGTTCTGCTGCATCTTATATTTTCTCAGGCCAGTCAAAAACTGAGAACATTAAGTTCATGTCCTCTTCTCCTTCTTCTTCTTTGTGTGCTTTTTGAAGAATCAGGAGACTCAGTACCCACCACCAGCACTGTGTTATATAAGTCATTGTTTCAGATTTTAATTCAACGTTATATCATTCGCCATCAACTATCAGATACAGAAAATATTCTGGTTATATTGGAAGACACATTAAAGAAGTTTGGTAATGTGTGCTTGAACGCACTGAAGGAAGACAGGCTTCATTTCTCCCACtctgaaattaaaaaacattgttcaGAACACATTTTTCACATTGGTATCCTCGTAAAATATAACACGGGTAAAAAGGCATGTAGAGAAGATTTTTTTCAGGCAATTCACAAAACAATATTGGAATATCTATCAGCATTATATCTCTGTTCACTTGCTGAAACGTCACATAAGCAGTGTCTTAAAGAATATGCCACATTATTTAAGAATTCTGACGTATTCTCGATGCAAGAAGTGACTCTTTTTCTTACAGgacttttgaaaaataatgctCACTTTGTTATAGAAGCAATACCCATGAGTCTAAAATCAAACCTTCACTTTATGCTGGATGTGTTAAGTGAGAGTGGAACCAGCTCGAATAACGTTCAAATTGTTGCAAAATCTACTGGTGTAAAGCTTATTGTACACTCCAGTGATTCACGTTTAGCCGAACTTACAGCTGTTTTACAGCACGAACACTGTTTTGTTAGAGAAGTAGAATTTAGATGGACACCAGTTCATTCAACTAATGACTTTTTGTTACGACAACAACTGTTTGAGGTTTTGAATAAGAACGCCACGATTTCACAATTATCAATCTCTACACTGTTGGGTCACTTCTTTACAAAAGAAGAGGTTGAGGCATTAGCTAAAGTTATCAGAATTTGTTTAAGTAATAGTAATTTAGAGGGATTCACTCTATGCGTTCCTCTTTTCAGAGAGAATGTTGAAGATGGAAAATTTCAGCCAATAGTTACTGCAGTATGTAGTGGATTGATGTCAAATTGTTCTCTACGTACCTTTCATTTTGATATGGAAATGACAAGTAATCAAATATGTGAAGTGTGTTATGCAATTGAAAAATCTTCTTCGTTGTTTACGTTAAACCTTCCTCATCTTTGTTGTACAACTAAAGGATTTGAAGCTCTCGGAAATGTTTTGAGGAAAGGGATCGTGAAAAATCTCAACCTGGATGGTACTTGGTCAAATGCCAGGTCTGATAACTCTGAATGGCTTGAAAAAAgcagtttttttagttttataactcaTTCCTGCAGGCCTGAAGAAAACCCAATTGATTTTAATACTGTCTTTCCCTCCTGTGAAAAAGAGAAACATCAAGATTTTGGGTTTCATCATATTTTTCAAGCCTTGAAAGATGTGGGTTGTCAGCTTCAGAAGCTTGATTTGGGTATTTGTGAACTGCAGATGATAGACAGTTTATGTTTAAGTGAAGCCGTTAGGTATTGTTCAACCCTCGTGTCACTGAACTTGAAATCTGTTACTCGGGTTGGAAGTGTAATACCTGTGTTTCTTGCCTTAGAAACTACGAAATCCTTGCAAAAACTAAATTTATCTGGTGGACTATCTGTAAGTGACGCACATCTGCAAGTCATTTTCCAGTCCATAAAGGATAACGTTTCTCTTCGTTCTCTGAACCTCAAAGGCTGGAAATTTAATGTTTCATCAAAAGAAACGCTGAAAATGTTCATAGATATTGTAAGAGTTTCAAAGCTAGAAAAGATAAATTTGGAGGGGTGTTTCATATCATGTAGCATTGAAGATTTCAGTTGGTTTGAACTTAGTGCTTTTAGAAAATCTAGTTTGAAGCATCTTTTGATTTCAAgaattaaagtgaaattaaagTCCAGTTCCAATGTTTTAAGCTATGGATATTTTTTTCCCGTATTAAAGGCCTTTCCTTCTCTTTTGGAGTTAAACATGTCAAGCACAAATCATGAAAATTCTCTTTTGTTGGCTACTTTTAATGATGCACAAAGCAAAGAATTTTTCCAGTTCTTAGGCAcgatgaaaactttaaaattcattaaaatatgtcaCTGGAGATTTTTGTGGTCAACACCAGAAGACACCTTAAAGTATGCAAAAAAATGTATAGTGTCAAGCTCACTggaggaaataaatataagtaattgCCACATTGAAAACTGTCATAATAGAAACGAAATAAAGCATGAATTCATTATAAGTCTcttaaaaaatgcaaaacaaatcaaataccTAGCACTTAATGGTTGTAAACTCACCATAAGCCAGATGTTATGTATAGCTCGCCATATTCAATcccaaatgaaaaacaaagaattgaGCATAAAGGTTTTCGGCGTTCCTGATATTTCAGTCCATACTCTTGTTAATACATTGAGTAACTGTGGTTACTTTGATATTGACCTTACGGTGGGATATGTTGTTATTAAACCCAAGTCAAAACCAAAGTACAATTTTTTCAAACAGTTTCTCGGAACATAA